Genomic segment of Deltaproteobacteria bacterium:
CTCCTCCCTCATGGACACCTGGCTCCTGCTGAAAAACATCGAGGTCGGGGGAGAGCGGAACCGCGCGCTCTACGTGCTGAAATCGAGAGGCATGGAGCATTCCAACCAGATTCGCGAATTCGTGCTTACGGACGACGGCCTACGATTGCTGGACGTTTACCTCGGACCCGAGGGCGTGCTGACCGGTTCCGCCCGGATGTCGCAGGAAATGCGCGAGAAAGCAGTGGTCACGTTCCGCCGGCAAGAACTGGAGTCCCGCCGGCGCGAACTGGAGCGCAAGCGCCGGATCTTTGAGGCCCGCATGGTCATGCTCCGGGCGGAGTTTGAAGTGGAGGAAGAAGTGATTCAACAGACCATCTCCGAATCGGAATTACTCGGCAAGGAAGTGGTGCAGGACCGCGGGCAGATGGTGCTGAGCCGGCAAGCGGACTCCTCATCCTACAAGAAGAAGGATGTGAGCGCGAGAGCCGCGCGGAAACGCTGAATGCCGACAACCAAGACAAAACTCGGGCGCGGCCTCGCAAACCGGACCCCCGGAAACCCCTGCGAAAGGTAGACTTACCCAGCTCAGGAAGGCCTACATGAAAAACCCCCCGAAAAAGAGCAGCCCGGCAGGAAAGCGGAAACTCGGATTGGCCGAGGAATTGGAGCCGCCCGGCTCCCATTCTCGCCAGGGAAAGTACGTCTTGCGTTTGTACGTAAGCGGATCCACGTTGAAATCGGCGCTGGCTGTAGAGAATATCAAGCGGATTTGTGAGCAGCACTTGAAGAATCGGTATGACCTGAAAGTCATCGACATTTACCAGCAGCCGAATCTGGCCAGGGACGAGCAGATTGTGGCGGTGCCCACGCTCATTAAACGGTTCCCGCCCCCGCTGCGAAGGCTCATTGGGGACCTGTCGAACTCAAAAAGAGTGCTCTTCGGACTGGACTTGGGAATGCGGGAGTAATAGCTGGCGGAAGGCGGAAGGCGGAAAAAGGTTGGCTGACAGGAAGAAAAACCACTCCCCGCAAAAACTGCCGGCCCTTTCGCGCCGGGAATTGGTCGCACGCCTGAGCGAAGCCGAGGAAACCCTCCGTGCCATTCGTTCCGGCGAAGTGGATGCCATTGTTGTGAACGGCCAAGGCGAGGAGAAAGTGTTCACGCTGCAGGGGGCCGATCATACCTACCGTGTTTTCGTGGAGAGGATGAACGAAGGCGCCGCTGTTCTCAGCAGTGACCACACCGTCTTGCACTGCAACGGCCGTTTTGCCCGGTTCCTGGGAGCGGGGCTCCAGAGCGTCATCGGTTCTTCCATGCTGGACTTGGTTTGGCCCGACGATC
This window contains:
- a CDS encoding circadian clock KaiB family protein: MKNPPKKSSPAGKRKLGLAEELEPPGSHSRQGKYVLRLYVSGSTLKSALAVENIKRICEQHLKNRYDLKVIDIYQQPNLARDEQIVAVPTLIKRFPPPLRRLIGDLSNSKRVLFGLDLGMRE